In Acinetobacter sp. WCHAc010034, a genomic segment contains:
- a CDS encoding TolC family protein, protein MSKNQSNRRAALTLPRAAFGSGLLLSAVFGSALAHSQSLTLQQAVDQASQHQAAQQFWETQNSINQSNIRQSRLFKNPELSVEQTGFGANQDQELSIGISQPLDIFGERKANQKLAGIAQDKTALDQKIYQAKLQLAVKYLWSQLAIAELEKSIVKAQLQVSEENLNAIQKRFQAGSLAEVDVNRARLSHAENIRLFRQAGLQLQVAAQQISNVWGTPDKNISVNLSAQKLWPAAAHRQVQDNLADNYMEKYRILQLKESELTVDALKAKARPNPTLNAGVNRIRTASAETDSQFVVGLSVPLHIFDRQQHGLQIAQAKQALLSRQQNFYLKQNALQIGTLLTELQGLEVQFNEVDQTQIPLAVQVQGKTLQGFQAGKFALTDVQQATLQLQEVRLRKIQLLKDGWQKALEAESLSLGIAPSAVMSKDAVAEINQNLWQDIQAMPVIGGGN, encoded by the coding sequence ATGTCAAAAAATCAAAGCAATCGGCGCGCAGCGCTGACTCTGCCGCGGGCTGCATTCGGCTCAGGCCTGCTGCTGTCCGCCGTGTTCGGCAGCGCCTTGGCGCACAGCCAAAGCCTGACGCTGCAGCAGGCGGTTGATCAGGCCAGCCAACATCAGGCCGCCCAGCAGTTTTGGGAAACTCAAAACAGCATCAATCAAAGCAATATCCGCCAGAGCAGGCTGTTTAAAAATCCAGAGCTGTCTGTAGAGCAGACCGGTTTTGGCGCCAATCAGGATCAGGAGCTATCCATCGGAATTTCCCAGCCGCTGGATATTTTTGGCGAGCGCAAGGCCAATCAGAAACTGGCCGGCATTGCGCAAGATAAAACAGCGCTGGATCAGAAAATCTATCAGGCCAAACTGCAGCTGGCGGTGAAATACCTGTGGTCGCAGCTGGCCATTGCAGAACTGGAAAAAAGCATTGTCAAAGCGCAGCTGCAGGTCAGCGAAGAAAACCTGAATGCCATACAAAAGCGCTTTCAGGCCGGCAGCTTGGCCGAGGTTGATGTCAACCGCGCACGCTTGAGCCATGCGGAAAACATCCGCCTGTTCCGCCAGGCCGGCCTGCAGCTGCAGGTGGCGGCGCAGCAGATCTCCAATGTATGGGGCACGCCGGATAAAAATATTTCCGTCAATTTAAGCGCTCAGAAGCTGTGGCCCGCGGCTGCGCACCGGCAGGTGCAGGACAACCTTGCGGACAATTACATGGAAAAATACCGCATTCTGCAGCTGAAGGAATCTGAATTGACAGTGGATGCGCTGAAGGCCAAAGCCCGGCCGAATCCGACCCTGAATGCAGGCGTGAACCGCATCCGTACAGCCAGTGCCGAAACAGACAGCCAGTTTGTGGTTGGCCTGAGCGTTCCATTGCATATTTTTGACCGGCAGCAGCATGGCCTGCAGATTGCGCAAGCCAAGCAGGCGCTGCTGTCCCGCCAGCAGAACTTTTATTTAAAGCAGAATGCCTTGCAAATCGGCACGCTTTTGACTGAGCTGCAGGGGCTGGAAGTGCAGTTCAATGAAGTCGATCAGACGCAAATTCCGCTGGCGGTGCAGGTGCAGGGCAAAACCTTGCAGGGCTTTCAGGCCGGAAAGTTTGCCTTAACCGATGTGCAGCAGGCCACGCTGCAGCTGCAGGAAGTGCGCCTGCGCAAAATTCAGTTGCTGAAAGACGGCTGGCAAAAAGCGCTGGAAGCGGAAAGCCTAAGTTTAGGCATTGCGCCAAGCGCCGTGATGTCCAAAGACGCCGTGGCGGAAATCAATCAGAATTTATGGCAGGACATACAGGCCATGCCGGTCATCGGCGGGGGAAATTAA